A section of the Methanosarcina mazei S-6 genome encodes:
- the pstC gene encoding phosphate ABC transporter permease subunit PstC, whose product MFRRNYKEKTIESVLFSVSALTVVILFLICLFLFRDSLLLFKATSLLDFLTGKFWYPTSVNRQFGLLPLFFGSLIVTAGAIFFAVPLGIAAAIYISEIAPPKVADALKPFIEILAGIPSVVFGFFGLVILVPAVQNIFNLPTGQTALTGSIMLGIMALPTIITISEDAISSVPSTIKQGSLALGATRWQTIYKVIVPAALSGISAAVMLGIGRAIGETMTLMMVTGNTAVIPSFPGGILDPVRTMTATIALEMGEVPQGSAHFHALFAVGSVLFIITFLINLIADMVKKRYRFKVD is encoded by the coding sequence ATGTTTCGCAGGAATTATAAGGAGAAGACGATTGAGTCGGTGCTTTTCTCAGTAAGTGCCCTTACGGTTGTCATCCTTTTCCTTATATGCCTTTTTTTGTTCAGGGACAGTTTACTTCTCTTTAAAGCAACGTCCCTTCTGGACTTCCTCACAGGAAAGTTCTGGTATCCAACATCAGTTAACAGGCAGTTCGGATTATTGCCTCTCTTCTTCGGTTCTCTTATAGTTACTGCCGGAGCAATCTTTTTTGCAGTACCTCTGGGAATTGCTGCTGCCATTTATATCTCTGAAATTGCGCCCCCAAAGGTTGCGGATGCCCTGAAACCTTTTATTGAGATTCTCGCAGGTATTCCTTCTGTTGTATTCGGTTTCTTCGGGCTTGTCATCCTGGTTCCTGCAGTTCAGAATATATTCAACCTGCCTACCGGACAGACTGCTCTTACAGGTTCCATAATGCTCGGAATCATGGCTCTCCCCACAATAATTACCATTTCTGAGGACGCTATAAGTTCGGTTCCCAGTACTATCAAGCAGGGTTCGCTTGCTCTGGGGGCAACAAGGTGGCAGACTATTTACAAGGTCATAGTGCCTGCAGCTCTCTCCGGAATTTCAGCTGCTGTGATGCTCGGCATTGGGAGGGCAATAGGGGAGACAATGACCCTTATGATGGTAACTGGAAACACTGCAGTAATTCCTTCTTTTCCCGGCGGCATTCTGGACCCTGTAAGAACAATGACTGCCACAATCGCACTTGAGATGGGTGAAGTCCCTCAGGGAAGCGCGCACTTCCATGCCCTCTTTGCGGTTGGGTCTGTCCTTTTCATCATAACTTTTCTGATTAACCTGATTGCGGATATGGTCAAAAAAAGATACAGGTTTAAGGTGGACTGA
- the phoU gene encoding phosphate signaling complex protein PhoU yields the protein MVRERYLQQLDLLKESVLSLGEMSELVFRDSMEAVINLDVELAGKTLALEPEVDKLEEIIEASVFDLLALQQPMASDLRLVVSALKISADFRRIVGLSINIAKIPGKFEGGHIKPLIDTKKMADIAAYMLENSLKSFETQDAELAKVAASRDEEVDKLFYAVWVELIEMMAKDTSIISKATYLLFLIRYIERISDHCCNICESVVYLATAERIKLN from the coding sequence ATGGTCAGAGAACGATACCTTCAGCAGCTAGATCTGCTTAAAGAGTCCGTACTTTCCCTTGGGGAAATGTCTGAGCTGGTTTTTCGAGACTCAATGGAGGCTGTTATAAATCTTGACGTCGAGCTTGCCGGAAAGACTCTTGCTCTTGAGCCTGAAGTGGATAAACTCGAGGAAATAATAGAGGCTTCTGTTTTTGACCTGCTTGCACTTCAGCAGCCGATGGCAAGTGATCTCAGGCTTGTCGTGTCAGCACTCAAGATCTCAGCAGACTTTAGGAGAATAGTCGGGCTTTCTATTAATATTGCCAAAATTCCTGGAAAATTCGAAGGCGGCCACATAAAGCCACTTATAGATACGAAAAAAATGGCAGATATTGCAGCATATATGCTTGAAAATTCCCTTAAATCCTTTGAGACTCAGGATGCTGAGCTTGCAAAAGTGGCAGCATCCCGGGATGAAGAGGTGGATAAACTCTTTTATGCAGTCTGGGTTGAATTGATAGAAATGATGGCAAAGGATACCAGCATTATTTCCAAAGCCACATATTTGCTTTTCCTTATTCGTTATATTGAAAGGATTTCAGATCACTGCTGTAATATCTGTGAAAGCGTTGTTTACCTTGCAACAGCTGAACGCATTAAACTGAACTGA
- the pstB gene encoding phosphate ABC transporter ATP-binding protein PstB, whose product MTEVVQNVAQTHITVENLNLWYGEKQALKNVSLKIPRNSVTALIGPSGCGKSTFIRCLNRMNDLVKNCRIEGKVLIENEDIYGTDVDVVELRKQVGMVFQKPNPFPMSIYDNVAYGPRIHGVNKKDIDGVVRNALRSAALFEETSDRLKSPALSLSGGQQQRLCIARTLAVKPRIILFDEPTSALDPISTARIEDLIMNLKKDYTIVIVTHNMQQAARISDYTGFFLMGELVEFGQTRQIFHSPREKSTEDYITGRFG is encoded by the coding sequence ATGACTGAAGTTGTTCAAAACGTAGCTCAGACGCATATAACAGTAGAAAACCTTAATCTCTGGTACGGGGAAAAACAGGCTCTTAAGAATGTATCCCTGAAGATACCCAGAAACAGCGTAACTGCTCTTATAGGTCCTTCCGGCTGCGGTAAATCCACATTCATCCGTTGCTTAAACAGGATGAATGATCTTGTTAAAAACTGCAGGATAGAAGGCAAAGTTTTAATCGAAAACGAGGATATTTACGGAACTGATGTTGATGTCGTTGAGCTGAGAAAACAGGTAGGAATGGTTTTTCAGAAGCCCAACCCCTTCCCGATGTCAATTTACGATAATGTTGCATATGGGCCGCGTATTCATGGAGTAAATAAAAAGGATATTGACGGAGTTGTCAGGAATGCCCTTCGTTCGGCTGCCCTCTTCGAAGAAACTTCAGACCGGCTCAAATCTCCTGCTCTTTCTTTAAGCGGCGGTCAGCAGCAAAGGCTGTGCATTGCAAGGACTCTGGCGGTAAAACCCCGAATTATCCTCTTCGATGAGCCTACCAGCGCTCTTGATCCTATTTCTACTGCAAGGATTGAAGACCTGATTATGAACCTCAAAAAAGATTATACAATAGTAATCGTAACTCATAATATGCAACAGGCAGCCAGGATTTCGGATTATACCGGATTTTTCCTTATGGGAGAACTTGTTGAGTTCGGTCAGACAAGGCAAATCTTCCACAGCCCCAGGGAAAAGAGCACTGAGGATTACATCACTGGCAGGTTCGGGTGA
- the pstA gene encoding phosphate ABC transporter permease PstA, with product MGLNARTSEKIAFSLLTLSAMTVAGFVVVILAYIIYNGYSAISIEFLTEMPRMRMTQGGIYPAIAGTVYLILGSMAVALPVGIMAAIYLNEYAGENRTTWLIEMAINNLAGTPSVVFGLFGLALFVKYFGFGSSLLSACLTLSLLILPVIIRSTQEALIAVPNEYRESSLALGISKWQTIRHVVLPAAIPGIVTGSILSIGRVAGETAPILLTGAAYFLPRMPDSVYSQFMALPYHLFVLATSGTNIIQTRPLQYGTALVLLMIVLGLNIIAVMIRRHYRQKLKI from the coding sequence ATGGGGCTAAATGCAAGAACAAGCGAAAAAATAGCCTTTTCACTTCTCACCCTTTCAGCAATGACCGTAGCCGGGTTTGTGGTTGTTATTCTCGCCTATATTATTTACAATGGTTACAGTGCAATCAGCATTGAGTTTCTTACCGAAATGCCCCGGATGAGGATGACCCAGGGTGGAATCTATCCTGCAATTGCAGGCACTGTTTATCTTATTCTGGGATCAATGGCTGTAGCTCTTCCTGTGGGGATTATGGCTGCTATCTACCTGAACGAATATGCAGGAGAAAACCGCACTACCTGGCTCATAGAAATGGCAATCAATAACCTTGCAGGGACTCCATCTGTCGTATTCGGGCTTTTCGGACTCGCACTTTTCGTTAAGTACTTCGGGTTTGGTTCTTCTCTGCTGTCGGCCTGCCTTACTCTCTCTCTTCTGATTCTTCCGGTAATTATTCGTTCCACTCAGGAAGCCCTGATCGCAGTCCCGAACGAATACCGTGAATCTTCACTCGCACTCGGAATAAGCAAGTGGCAGACTATAAGGCACGTTGTATTGCCTGCGGCAATCCCGGGGATTGTTACGGGCTCGATCCTGAGTATAGGAAGGGTTGCAGGGGAAACAGCTCCTATTCTTCTTACAGGCGCTGCTTACTTTTTGCCAAGGATGCCTGATTCTGTGTATTCCCAGTTCATGGCTCTTCCCTACCATCTTTTTGTTCTTGCAACCTCAGGGACAAACATTATCCAGACCCGGCCCCTTCAATACGGGACAGCTCTTGTCCTTTTGATGATTGTGCTGGGATTAAACATCATAGCGGTTATGATCCGCAGGCATTACAGGCAGAAATTGAAAATCTGA
- a CDS encoding dihydroorotase, with the protein MPDIHIKNTRIYYNNSLQPAEIIIEHGKITKIGKDFRVSSSDMVIDAKGSLTLPAGIDVHVHFREPGMTLKENWYTGSCAAAAGGIATVIDQPNTIPPTTDRRSFEQKLELARKKSIVDFGINGGVTGNIEKLKELWRLGVTAFGEIFMAESTGGLNIKEEDFEEALAEIKRLGALATIHAEDEKMRLELEQLLKGDVSCDYHSKVRPNACEASAVQCALEIISRLGVKAHFCHLSTLEAVGMIRKEKYLAKRENKEPLFTCEVTPHHLFLSTKDWERLGVFGKMNPPLRGSHSIKALVNGLNDGTIDMVASDHAPHLESEKGPDIRAAPSGVPGVETLMPLMLAAVRKNILPLAKMIMLTSWNPARAFGLDLLGKGKLEVGYNADLMIVDPRNLQPVRADMLHSKAGWTPFEGMDAVFPEYTLSRGEVIWMEESINAKPGRGKFLEGRGKRSEEDEEEVG; encoded by the coding sequence ATGCCTGATATTCATATCAAAAATACAAGAATTTACTATAATAATTCTCTCCAGCCTGCAGAAATCATTATTGAGCACGGCAAGATTACAAAAATAGGGAAAGATTTCAGGGTATCAAGTTCGGATATGGTGATAGATGCAAAGGGATCGCTCACTCTGCCAGCAGGAATTGATGTTCACGTCCATTTCAGGGAACCGGGCATGACCCTGAAAGAGAACTGGTACACCGGGTCATGTGCTGCAGCTGCCGGGGGGATTGCCACAGTTATCGACCAGCCGAATACTATACCTCCTACAACTGACAGGCGCTCTTTTGAACAGAAGCTTGAGCTTGCCAGGAAGAAGTCCATAGTAGACTTCGGGATCAATGGCGGAGTAACAGGGAATATAGAGAAGCTCAAAGAACTCTGGAGGCTGGGGGTTACAGCTTTTGGAGAGATTTTCATGGCTGAGTCTACGGGCGGGCTTAATATCAAAGAAGAAGATTTTGAAGAAGCCCTGGCTGAGATCAAAAGACTCGGAGCCCTTGCCACGATCCATGCTGAGGATGAAAAGATGCGGCTTGAACTGGAGCAGCTGCTGAAAGGGGATGTTTCCTGTGACTATCATTCGAAGGTACGCCCGAATGCGTGCGAGGCATCTGCTGTCCAGTGTGCGCTTGAGATTATTTCCAGGCTTGGAGTAAAGGCACATTTCTGCCACCTGAGCACACTTGAAGCTGTGGGGATGATCCGAAAGGAAAAGTATCTTGCAAAAAGAGAAAATAAGGAACCTCTTTTTACGTGCGAGGTCACTCCTCATCATCTCTTTCTTTCCACAAAGGACTGGGAGAGGCTCGGGGTTTTTGGCAAAATGAATCCTCCTCTCAGGGGGAGCCACAGCATCAAGGCGCTTGTAAACGGGCTGAATGACGGGACTATTGATATGGTAGCCTCGGACCACGCTCCTCACCTTGAATCTGAAAAGGGCCCTGATATCCGGGCTGCTCCGTCAGGAGTGCCGGGGGTTGAAACTCTTATGCCTCTTATGCTTGCAGCAGTCCGGAAAAATATCCTGCCACTTGCAAAGATGATAATGCTCACAAGCTGGAATCCTGCAAGAGCTTTCGGGCTGGACCTTCTGGGAAAAGGAAAACTTGAGGTGGGTTATAATGCAGATCTTATGATTGTGGACCCTCGAAACCTCCAGCCTGTAAGAGCTGATATGCTTCACAGCAAGGCGGGATGGACCCCCTTCGAAGGCATGGATGCGGTTTTTCCGGAATATACTCTGTCGAGAGGCGA